The Polyodon spathula isolate WHYD16114869_AA unplaced genomic scaffold, ASM1765450v1 scaffolds_2094, whole genome shotgun sequence genomic interval ATAAATGCTACAGATATATTTCAGACAGAACAGCTGTAACATGATtgagtatatttctaaacaagCCGCTAGTAACAGACATCatctcaatttatttatttttcatctcaTTTATTTTAAGCTCTTATGAAAGACAAGTATGCTTGCGCATTATATCACAGAAAATATAATAATCCTAGCTCTTCATTTAATCCTTCAGTTTGTACCGTATGGAGATAGGAGATCCCTTTGGATTCACATTGTGATAGTTTTTGATTGAGATTACCACTCTCTGCCAGCTTGAAATATTTTGTATGCCACAGAATTTAAGATCTGAAGctgaatgtttggcatctacaaaatgtCTAGATAGTGGTGATGAATATCTTTTCTCccaatgtaacttttatactcgttcattaatgcgcaatcgtaactgtctagtagttttaccaACATATTGCAAGTGACAAggacaagaaatcaaataaatggcAGGAGCTGAAGCACATGTAATCACTTGTAAGATACTGCACTCTTTTTTCTGTTGTATGAATAAAGTCTGTCGCAGAACTTTAAAGGTTCCCATGGCAATTGAGTcaacaaaacaaatgtcaccACGCATTGAGACGCAAGCTGTGggtgggaagtaaatggtaaaaaGTGAAAGCAGTGTGAGTCAgcgggattttatttatttttcattttatcataTAATGTTGTTTTCTGTGAATGCGGAATGCAATTCGCTGAACTGTAAAAagcatgaataaatgaatgatggCTATTCCTAACACATTAgtacattgtgtatgtgtgtgtgtgtgagagaggattattattattattattattattattattattattattattattataataataataataataataataataataataataataataataataataataataataatcataatcctaatccttcctaatattgagttgcacccccttttaccctcagaacagcctcagttcttCAGGGCATGGACTCCACAAGGTGTCGAAAgggttccacagggatgctggcccatgttgactccaatgcttcccacagttgtgtcaagttgactggtagcgcataagaacataagaacataagaaagtttacaaacaagaggcccatcttgctcgtttggttgttagtagcttattgatcccagaatctcatcaagcagcttcttgaaggatctcagggtgtcagcttcagcaacattactggagaattgattccagaccctcacaattctctgtgtaaaaaagtgcctcctattttctgttctgaattcccctttgtctaatctccatttgtgactcctagtccttgtttcttctttcaggtcgaaaaagtcccttgagtcgacattgtcaataccttttagaattttgaatgcttgaatcagatcgactgaatagattcaactcttttagcctgtctgcatacgacatgccttttttaacattacttcccttgatttaaattcaacactttttacaatgtatccgagtGGGTTTCGAATCCCCTTTCTCGCTTATAACCTCCTTTTAATCTGGATCCCCTCAGGCAATAAGGGAGATGATTCTTTTTCACAATTACCTGAAAATGGCGGAGAAAAGAATGAAGGCTCTGCGGATACAGAGCTCCACTTAACAAGCCGGACTCATCTGGACCGAGCAGCGCCATCCACCTACAGCATGATAACAGCATCTACAAGAGCACGTGAGCTGCAAGGCAGGCTGGTGTGTTAAAATGAGACACTTCTCACAGCAAACAGTACTTTCAAATACATGCTGAACAGACACCTTTGTGTTGTGTGAAAAATGACGTGGGCATGTCTACTGTGCATCCTGCTTACTACAGGTAGAGGAGGATATAATATAAGCACACCCAAACCAGAAGAAAACCCATCCATcaaatacagtgtattttattaatgttttgtttttgtgtgctaTGAATGTGTGTTAACATTgtgcaaaaatgaatacaataatcCTTTAAATGAGAACCGAAAGCTGCACCCGCGCCGAAGAAAGGCTCCAAGAAGGCTGTTGCCAAGAGCCAGCCTAAGGGAGGAAAGAAGCGCAGAAAGAGCAGGAAGGAGAGCTACGCGATCTACGTGTACAAAGTGCTGAAGCAGGTCCACCCCGACACCGGCATCTCTTCCAAAGCGATGGGCATCATGAACTCGTTCGTCAACGACATTTTCGAGCGCATCGCCGGCGAGTCGTCCCGCCTGGCTCACTACAACAAGCGCTCCACCATCACTTCCCGGGAGATCCAGACAGCCGTGCGCCTCCTGCTGCCCGGAGAGCTGGCCAAGCACGCCGTgtctgagggcaccaaggccgtCACCAAGTACACCAGCTCCAAGTAAACCGAGCCCGTCCCTGCTCCGTCCTTCCAACAACACAAAGGCTCTTCTAAGAGCCACCCAAAACACCAAAGAGTTTAATGTCTGTCAATCGCAGCTGAAGTTTTAATGTTTATAAAGGTAGGTCTTTTGTTAACCTGCAAATaatcatgtttttgtaatttactaaaaaaaaaaactttaataaacattttaggattagattacattaaaaaataaacctatattttaatgtttgtgtttgtttaaattgagtttttcTAATTCTAATATTAACCACTTTCTGAAGCactaaaacaaatttaaatttggCGCCTTTTTCTTTTACATCTtgagctttgtttatttttggcgGCTTTTTTGCATCTATTGGCAGTTTCTTAGCCTATGCTTCAGTCTAGtggttttatactgtattttactctGAAACAATTTCAAACCACATACAGGACATACATAAGTCAAATGTAAAATAACCCAGCTTGGTATACAATCCTAATGAATGGTCGTGCGTAGGACTGGGcttacaaaatgtttatttgattacagttttacattgttGTAGAGACTGAGAACTTTGTCCGCACCCAAGTGAAATCATGTGTATTCATGAACACAGTGATCAGGTATTTTAGCTGGGAAATCTAAATCTGTTATTGCTTTGTTTCTTCTCTACCCAGAGCAAAAGATAAATATGTGACAATTGCCCTCCAAGAAGTGAgcaataaacagacaaataaatacactttaataaaggaaaataatgACATCATAATCACAACAGACTCAgaacaatttctgtttttttcttctttttttgtcctTAATTGTCATGTACCGTCTATAATATTACTCATTGACATGCATTCAAGGTTTAGGatcagtttatattaaaataataattgagaatgCATTTGGATATTAGAATAGAATTGCAGCTACATTAAAAAGCCACGTGATCGTTGCTTTGGCCAAAAACGTCATCAATAGAACgcgtttaaaaaagaaaaagtggacCAATCGTGCGCCTGATGTGTTGTGATAGGCTACCCAGCTACAGCACGTTTAAACCAATCAGAACGATATGGAGTGTATAAAAGACTATCAGCGGTCTTGCATGTTTTATTAGTACAGTCTTATCTGCAAGAACATATTACAATGTCTGGAAGAGGAAAGACCGGCGGGAAAGCGAGAGCCAAGGCTAAGACTCGCTCCTCCAGGGCAGGACTGCAGTTTCCTGTCGGCCGTGTCCACAGACTGTTGCGGAAGGGAAACTATGCTCAGCGTGTCGGTGCTGGAGCCCCGGTCTATTTGGCCGCTGTGCTCGAGTACCTGACTGCTGAAATCCTGGAGCTGGCCGGGAACGCCGCCCGGGACAACAAGAAAACCCGAATCATCCCGCGTCACCTGCAGCTCGCTGTGCGCAACGACGAGGAGCTCAACAAGCTGATGGGAGGCGTGACCATCGCTCAGGGAGGAGTGCTGCCCAACATCCAGGCCGTGCTGCTGCCCAAGAAAACCGAGAAGCCAGCCAAGAAGTAAATCACTCGGACGCCGCTTTTAGATCTTATAAACCcccaaaggctcttttaagagccacCCACTTTTTCTATAAAAGCGCATCAAATCTGTTTAAGTTTATTGTCTGAATAATATCAAACTGAGAATTGCAGCAATGAATAGTTTGGTGTAGCGTTACCGTGTATCTGTTAGTAGCGATATCAAACACAGGCCTTGCCACAGCGGGTGCTGCTGACATTCCCCACGTTCCTTAGAAAGAAACACTGCGACACGGTAACAACGTACTGGCTTACtttgaagtaaacattttgcaagCCCAGTCCCACGCACGACCATTCGTTAGGATTGTATACCAAGCTGGGTTATTTTACATTTGACTTGTGTATGTCCTGAATGTGGTTTGAAATTGTTTCagagtaaaatacagtataaaaccaCTAGTCTGAAGCATTGGATAAGAAACTGCCAATAGATGAAAAAGAGCggccaaaaataaacaaagctcaatatttaaaagaaaagggcgccaaatttaaacttgttttcgTGCTTCTGAAAGTCGTTAATATTAGGATTAGGAAAActcaatttaattaaacacaaacattatggAATAtattaggtttattttttattaaataatataatcctaaaatgtttattaaagttttgtttttttagtaaattacaaaaacatgattATTTGCAGGTTAACATAAAGACCTacctttataaatattaaaacttaAACTGCGATTGACAGAAATTAAACTCTTTGGTGTTTTGGGTGGCTCTTAGAAGAGCCTTTGTGTTGTTGGAAGGACGGAGCAGGGACGGGCTCGGTTTACTTGGAGCTGGTGTACTTGGTGacggccttggtgccctcagacACGGCGTGCTTGGCCAGCTCTCCGGGCAGCAGGAGGCGCACGGCTGTCTGGATCTCCCGGGAAGTGATGGTGGAGCGCTTGTTGTAGTGAGCCAGGCGGGACGACTCGCCGGCGATGCGCTCGAAAATGTCGTTGACGAACGAGTTCATGATGCCCATCGCTTTGGAAGAGATGCCGGTGTCGGGGTGGACCTGCTTCAGCACTTTGTACACGTAGATCGCGTAGCTCTCCTTCCTGCTCTTTCTGCGCTTCTTTCCTCCCTTAGGCTGGCTCTTGGCAACAGCCTTCTTGGAGCCTTTCTTCGGCGCGGGTGCAGCTTTCGGTTCTGGCATTTTCTTTCTCTGATGCAGCTCAAAGATGAATGAGTAACCACTCCCACAGCGCCAGTATTTATACAGCCTGTATGCAAATTACTACCCAACAATCCTTTACATTGAGAATGTTCAACTACGAACCAACCAACGCTCCCGGGGGGCGGAGTGCTTCGCTGTGATTGGTTGTGCTCTTAAAACGCAAAGGAAGGGGTGGTGACTTTGCCGCGGGCggagtggtttttatttttagttcagaTTTGAACTTGGCGCCTTTTTTTACAACGGTCACTTCAGatgtttggtttttcttttattaaatgcgtCAGTAActcaatgtacagtaatactgaacCCCGCTCCCGATGCGTcttaaatatacaacaaatacagATATATTGTCAACCCCAGGACACTCTGTTGCGCTCATTAAACGTGTTGAAACTCAATATCATTATCGAtgcttttgactgtgtgcttCTGTTTAAGA includes:
- the LOC121310418 gene encoding histone H2B 5-like produces the protein NKGDDSFSQLPENGGEKNEGSADTELHLTSRTHLDRAAPSTYSMITASTRAQPKAAPAPKKGSKKAVAKSQPKGGKKRRKSRKESYAIYVYKVLKQVHPDTGISSKAMGIMNSFVNDIFERIAGESSRLAHYNKRSTITSREIQTAVRLLLPGELAKHAVSEGTKAVTKYTSSK
- the LOC121310414 gene encoding histone H2A-like is translated as MSGRGKTGGKARAKAKTRSSRAGLQFPVGRVHRLLRKGNYAQRVGAGAPVYLAAVLEYLTAEILELAGNAARDNKKTRIIPRHLQLAVRNDEELNKLMGGVTIAQGGVLPNIQAVLLPKKTEKPAKK
- the LOC121310415 gene encoding histone H2B 5-like, whose amino-acid sequence is MPEPKAAPAPKKGSKKAVAKSQPKGGKKRRKSRKESYAIYVYKVLKQVHPDTGISSKAMGIMNSFVNDIFERIAGESSRLAHYNKRSTITSREIQTAVRLLLPGELAKHAVSEGTKAVTKYTSSK